Proteins co-encoded in one Candidatus Thiodictyon syntrophicum genomic window:
- a CDS encoding AAA family ATPase, whose translation MLNRIRIKGYKSLRDVEVRLEPLSVLLGPNAAGKSNFLDALQLLSKIVGSRTLRDAFEPPYRGKPLESFSFGADGLKGLLAQDSLSFAIEVDFTLSDAVVETVNRGVRELKSALDPKAESSDDEPAPSVIQERNLRYRIAIEMLPRSGILRVSDEYLAALDHNGEPSGACKPYLVRHDDRLQLRLEGQESPSYRDLYLDHSILSFPNYPAHHPHVVAARMELGSWLFFYFEPRERMRAANPVKEVRHIGLMGEELPAYLNTLRALEPRQFAAVEKALKTILPQIDGIDVGVSDLGEVELRLRENGILVPARVLSEGTLRILGMLALTGAREPPSLIGFEEPENGIHPRRIQLIAELLKTRAGCGNTQYIVTTHSPILPDLIADTALYITRKTNAGTQIEPFSTWGPLARRGHIDDALMDGDDAGLSVSERLLRGDFDD comes from the coding sequence ATGCTGAACCGCATCAGGATCAAGGGCTACAAGTCGTTGCGCGACGTCGAGGTGCGGCTGGAGCCGCTGTCGGTGCTGTTGGGACCCAACGCGGCCGGCAAGAGCAACTTCCTCGATGCGCTGCAACTGCTGTCCAAGATCGTCGGGAGCCGCACGCTGAGGGACGCCTTCGAGCCCCCGTACCGGGGCAAGCCGCTGGAGTCCTTCTCGTTCGGCGCCGACGGGCTCAAAGGTCTGCTGGCCCAGGATTCGCTGTCATTCGCAATCGAGGTCGATTTCACCCTCTCGGACGCAGTGGTTGAGACGGTCAATCGCGGGGTACGGGAGCTGAAGAGTGCGCTCGATCCCAAAGCTGAGTCATCCGATGACGAGCCGGCGCCCAGCGTGATTCAAGAGCGCAACCTGCGCTACCGCATCGCAATCGAGATGCTGCCGCGTTCCGGCATCCTGCGGGTCAGCGACGAATATCTCGCGGCCCTGGACCACAACGGCGAGCCCAGCGGTGCCTGCAAGCCCTATCTAGTCCGGCATGACGACCGGTTGCAGTTGCGTCTGGAAGGCCAGGAATCTCCGTCCTATCGGGATCTGTATCTCGACCACAGCATCCTGTCGTTTCCCAACTACCCAGCCCATCATCCGCACGTGGTTGCAGCGCGGATGGAACTCGGTAGTTGGCTCTTCTTCTACTTCGAGCCCCGCGAGCGCATGCGCGCCGCGAATCCCGTCAAGGAGGTCCGCCACATCGGCCTGATGGGTGAGGAACTGCCCGCCTATCTCAATACCTTGCGGGCCTTGGAGCCGCGGCAATTCGCCGCGGTCGAGAAGGCACTCAAGACCATCCTGCCGCAGATCGACGGCATCGATGTCGGTGTCAGCGACTTAGGCGAAGTGGAATTGCGGTTGCGCGAGAACGGCATCCTGGTGCCGGCGCGCGTGCTGTCCGAGGGCACGCTGCGCATCCTCGGCATGCTCGCCCTCACCGGCGCCCGGGAACCGCCGTCGCTGATCGGATTCGAAGAGCCCGAGAACGGCATTCACCCCCGCCGCATTCAATTGATCGCGGAGTTGCTGAAGACGCGCGCGGGCTGCGGCAATACGCAGTACATCGTCACCACCCACTCGCCGATCCTGCCTGACCTCATTGCGGACACCGCGCTCTACATCACGCGCAAGACCAACGCCGGCACCCAGATCGAACCGTTCTCGACCTGGGGCCCACTGGCGCGCCGCGGACACATCGATGATGCGCTGATGGATGGAGACGACGCGGGGCTGTCGGTCTCGGAGCGTCTGTTGCGGGGAGATTTCGATGACTGA
- a CDS encoding helicase-related protein, which produces MSPGDILKLRQSLHLTQQQFADRLGVSFVTLNRWENGQTRPSALGLEKLRQAAAEALAGATDAATPDRTTAPAPAGQESLDFLGDANALRVLVEGERLSYGHLFNPAFATEVSRIDPLPHQRIAVYDRMLPQPRLRFLLADDAGAGKTIMTGLYVRECLTRRTLRRVLIVAPAGLVGNWQRELHRLFRLELRIVASADAKQGNPFVGDDSDLVVVSIDSLRSPRLFAALRDPAVTAYDLVVFDEAHKLACHRDPDGTIRPTERYRLAEALAGVRDLPDAYRLPWSAQHLLLLTATPHMGKPYPYYALWRLLEPELLSTPTAFEHFPAASRQRCFIRRVKEEMVNLHGDPLYPARWCDTHSYDLGQGEISEQTLYNRTTAYINNYYNLARVLNRQAARFAVMIFQRRLASSTWALLCSLRKRLAKLEAMIEAIRSGRIPEDEWRAQQMLLEQKAAKGKLVDALADQTADEEGTVHGQETHEANEDEALGAFLATNLAELQTERDEVRGLLGLAEAVHAQGQDSKFQRLRELLADPEYRDEKVIIYTEHKDTLDFLKRGLEGLGFAGQVACVHGGMGFVSRDAEVERFRAPHQHGGEGARFFVGTDAAAEGINLQFCWILINYDIPWNPARLEQRMGRIHRYGQKRDRVAILNLVAGATREGRVVKTLLDKLEEIRNELGSDKVFDVVGRMFEDVSLADYVRRAVDSDETADREAMAVAGKLTAEQIRALAAREESLYGRGGEITAELPRLREALAIEELRRLLPGYVRRYLEHAAPLIGVDLVGDLEADFMLRTRRPGVLERLLPVLDSYPAAARNRFSVYPTADEHEAIYLHPGEPVFERLTALAAEQASVAGRRGAIFTDPGSHAPYLFHVARLSVVRAADPGVPGLGRAEVIEQRLVGIKQFADNRCEEAPVEQLLLLRPGRKHAPTSVAFLVHSDTWRLAAAQYLQTEVLRRLAQVQELAAQARLGETETLLGLAYDYQELELAVARKEYTRKARAGDRKAEPEVERIRARQGALKERRRQTLTQARREVALIQPGTVEILATALVQPSQDPADIQARDLEVERIAMEIATAAEAAQGADVRDVSTPAKARLAGLNDYPGFDLFSKRPGDERGIEVKGRVGTGEIEMTENEWAKACNLRGRYWLYVVFDCGTPQPRLLRVQDPFQKLIANAKGTVVLGYGDIARVAEAL; this is translated from the coding sequence ATGAGCCCCGGCGACATCCTCAAATTGCGCCAGTCGTTGCACCTCACGCAACAGCAGTTCGCTGATCGGCTCGGAGTTTCGTTCGTCACCCTGAACCGCTGGGAGAACGGGCAGACGCGCCCGTCAGCCTTGGGGCTGGAGAAGCTGCGTCAAGCAGCGGCGGAAGCGTTGGCCGGCGCCACCGACGCTGCCACGCCGGATCGCACCACAGCGCCCGCCCCTGCGGGACAGGAGTCCCTGGACTTCCTTGGGGACGCCAACGCGTTGCGCGTACTGGTCGAGGGCGAGCGGTTGTCCTACGGGCACCTGTTCAACCCGGCCTTCGCGACTGAGGTCAGTCGCATCGATCCCCTCCCGCACCAACGGATCGCGGTTTACGACCGGATGCTGCCGCAACCGCGGCTGCGCTTCCTGCTGGCCGACGATGCCGGTGCCGGCAAGACCATCATGACCGGCCTGTACGTGCGCGAGTGCCTGACCCGTCGCACCTTGCGGCGCGTGCTGATCGTGGCGCCGGCCGGCCTGGTCGGTAACTGGCAGCGCGAGTTGCATCGGCTCTTTCGCCTTGAGCTGCGCATCGTGGCCAGCGCCGATGCCAAACAGGGCAACCCCTTCGTCGGCGATGATAGTGACCTGGTCGTGGTCAGCATCGACAGCCTGCGCAGTCCCCGGCTGTTCGCCGCCCTGCGCGACCCGGCGGTGACCGCCTACGACCTGGTGGTCTTCGACGAGGCGCACAAACTCGCGTGCCACCGTGATCCCGACGGCACGATTCGCCCTACCGAACGCTACCGCCTGGCCGAGGCGCTGGCCGGCGTGCGCGACCTCCCGGACGCCTACCGTCTCCCCTGGTCCGCGCAACACCTGCTGTTGCTGACGGCGACCCCGCACATGGGCAAGCCCTACCCGTACTACGCGCTGTGGCGGCTGCTGGAGCCCGAATTACTCAGCACACCAACCGCCTTCGAGCACTTTCCGGCCGCGTCCCGGCAGCGCTGCTTCATCCGTCGGGTCAAAGAGGAGATGGTCAACCTGCACGGCGACCCGCTGTACCCGGCGCGTTGGTGCGACACCCACAGCTACGACCTCGGCCAGGGCGAGATCAGCGAGCAGACGCTCTACAACCGCACCACTGCCTACATCAACAACTACTACAACCTGGCGCGCGTCCTCAACCGCCAGGCGGCACGCTTCGCGGTCATGATCTTCCAGCGTCGGCTGGCGAGCAGCACCTGGGCACTGTTGTGCTCGTTGCGCAAGCGGCTGGCGAAGCTCGAGGCCATGATCGAGGCCATCCGCTCCGGCCGCATCCCCGAGGACGAATGGCGCGCGCAGCAGATGCTGCTTGAACAGAAGGCCGCCAAGGGCAAGCTGGTCGACGCGCTCGCCGACCAGACCGCCGACGAAGAAGGCACCGTGCACGGGCAGGAAACGCACGAAGCGAATGAGGACGAAGCGCTCGGGGCATTCCTCGCGACCAACCTCGCCGAGTTGCAGACCGAGCGCGACGAGGTGCGCGGGCTTCTCGGGCTGGCCGAGGCGGTCCACGCGCAAGGGCAGGACTCCAAGTTTCAGCGCCTGCGCGAGCTGCTCGCCGACCCCGAGTACCGGGATGAAAAAGTCATCATCTACACCGAGCACAAGGACACGCTGGATTTCCTAAAGCGCGGCCTCGAAGGGCTGGGCTTCGCCGGCCAGGTCGCCTGCGTCCACGGCGGCATGGGCTTCGTGAGCCGCGATGCCGAGGTCGAGCGCTTCCGCGCCCCGCACCAGCACGGGGGTGAAGGCGCGCGCTTCTTCGTCGGCACCGATGCCGCGGCCGAAGGCATCAACCTCCAGTTCTGCTGGATCCTGATCAACTACGATATTCCCTGGAACCCGGCGCGACTGGAACAGCGCATGGGCCGCATTCATCGCTACGGCCAGAAGCGCGATCGCGTCGCCATCCTCAACCTGGTGGCCGGCGCGACCCGCGAGGGCCGGGTCGTCAAGACCCTGCTCGACAAGCTGGAGGAGATCCGCAACGAGCTCGGCTCGGACAAGGTCTTCGACGTGGTCGGGCGGATGTTTGAGGACGTCTCGCTGGCCGACTATGTGCGCCGCGCGGTGGACTCGGACGAGACCGCCGATCGCGAGGCGATGGCGGTTGCCGGCAAGCTCACCGCCGAGCAGATCCGGGCGCTCGCCGCGCGCGAGGAAAGCCTCTACGGCCGCGGCGGGGAGATCACCGCCGAGCTGCCGCGCCTGCGCGAAGCACTCGCCATCGAGGAACTGCGCCGGCTGCTGCCCGGTTATGTGCGCCGCTATCTGGAGCATGCGGCACCGCTGATCGGCGTCGACCTGGTCGGCGACCTGGAGGCCGACTTCATGCTGCGGACGCGCCGCCCCGGCGTACTCGAACGGCTGTTGCCGGTGCTCGACAGCTACCCGGCCGCCGCGCGCAATCGCTTCAGCGTCTACCCGACCGCCGACGAGCACGAGGCCATCTACCTGCACCCCGGCGAGCCGGTCTTCGAGCGCCTGACCGCGCTCGCCGCCGAACAGGCGAGCGTGGCAGGCCGCCGCGGGGCCATCTTCACCGACCCGGGAAGCCATGCCCCCTATCTGTTCCACGTCGCCCGGCTGTCCGTGGTGCGGGCGGCCGATCCAGGCGTGCCGGGCTTGGGCCGCGCCGAGGTCATCGAGCAGCGTCTGGTCGGCATCAAGCAGTTCGCCGACAACCGCTGTGAGGAGGCGCCAGTCGAGCAGTTGCTGCTGCTGCGGCCGGGCCGCAAGCACGCCCCGACCAGCGTCGCCTTCTTGGTCCACAGCGACACCTGGCGCCTGGCCGCCGCGCAGTACCTGCAGACGGAGGTACTCCGACGGCTGGCACAGGTGCAGGAACTTGCCGCCCAGGCGCGCCTGGGCGAAACCGAAACGCTGCTCGGCCTCGCCTACGACTACCAGGAATTGGAACTGGCGGTCGCCCGCAAGGAGTACACCAGGAAGGCCCGCGCCGGTGACCGTAAGGCCGAGCCCGAGGTCGAGCGCATCCGCGCCCGGCAAGGGGCGCTCAAGGAGCGCCGCCGGCAGACCCTCACCCAGGCCCGGCGCGAGGTTGCACTGATCCAACCCGGTACGGTGGAGATCCTCGCCACCGCCTTGGTGCAGCCGTCGCAGGACCCCGCGGACATCCAGGCGCGCGACCTCGAAGTCGAGCGCATCGCGATGGAGATCGCTACCGCCGCCGAGGCCGCCCAGGGCGCCGACGTGCGCGATGTCTCGACCCCGGCGAAGGCGCGCCTGGCCGGTCTGAACGATTACCCCGGCTTTGATCTGTTCTCCAAGCGGCCGGGTGATGAACGCGGTATCGAGGTGAAGGGGCGCGTCGGCACCGGCGAGATCGAAATGACTGAAAACGAATGGGCGAAGGCGTGCAACCTACGCGGGCGCTACTGGTTGTATGTCGTCTTCGACTGCGGCACGCCGCAGCCGCGGCTATTGCGGGTTCAGGACCCGTTTCAGAAACTCATCGCCAACGCCAAGGGCACCGTGGTGCTCGGCTATGGCGATATCGCGCGGGTTGCCGAGGCGCTCTAG
- a CDS encoding PEP-CTERM sorting domain-containing protein, whose translation MNKIIKPFAGLALALTMLSAPAAQASILTPDPANGALVGAPGTIVGWGFSLHNDDPLNYLLVSSATFQTDSAASGTFSDFLGLQSLEVAPLTTVVQAFDLGNQLGIGSYAIPSFASSGTVVSGRLLLTFDLYSRSIDAADFDPDTDLVSSGNVIAADAAVPEPATLLLLGLGAFAIPRRRRARSASPRHSCPRRHPLRH comes from the coding sequence ATGAATAAAATCATCAAGCCCTTTGCGGGCCTTGCGCTGGCGCTGACGATGCTCAGCGCCCCGGCGGCCCAGGCCTCCATACTGACGCCCGATCCGGCCAACGGGGCACTCGTCGGCGCTCCCGGAACCATCGTGGGCTGGGGGTTCAGTTTACACAACGACGACCCGCTGAACTATCTGCTCGTGAGCAGCGCCACCTTTCAGACCGATTCCGCGGCATCCGGAACCTTCAGCGATTTTTTGGGGCTTCAGTCCCTCGAGGTCGCCCCCCTGACAACCGTGGTCCAGGCCTTCGACCTGGGTAATCAATTGGGTATCGGGAGCTATGCGATCCCGTCCTTCGCCTCGTCCGGCACCGTGGTGTCGGGGCGTCTCCTGCTCACCTTCGACCTTTATTCGCGCAGCATCGATGCTGCCGACTTCGATCCTGATACGGATCTGGTCTCGTCCGGCAATGTCATTGCGGCGGATGCCGCGGTCCCGGAGCCCGCGACCTTGCTGCTGCTCGGCCTCGGTGCCTTTGCCATCCCGCGACGGCGCCGTGCTCGGAGCGCTTCGCCGAGGCACTCCTGTCCCCGCCGCCACCCTCTCCGGCATTAG
- a CDS encoding ISKra4 family transposase, with translation MAKVVRISGDEVTVEVTVRLSGSLLDMEGAIQEATNAVGRCATEEALQRFDTDGSAIRVGAIKLTARGRDPKEYQTPYGPVEVERYVYQSSRGGRIYCPLEHQARIVRGATPRFASQLSHKYAQLNVRAVQTDLEQNHGRTIATSYIQNVAEWVGTIATAKEEDWEYAMPALETPIATVVVSLDGAMIPMADSAGWREAMVGTLSLYDGEGERQHTIYLAAAPEYGKQEFRQRMEREIQRVKRHLPEALYLGIADGAASNWRFLEQHTDRQLIDFFHATEYVGKIAQATHPQRHAEGPRAQWQSAHCTTLKHDPAALDLLIGEAARLSQRHTLSQTLRDDVLSAWTYFTNHRHQMDYPGFVAAGLPIGSGVTEAACKTLVKQRLCASGMRWKNKGAKIVLSLRALTQTTGRWAQFWQKIDQFGAECYG, from the coding sequence GTGGCGAAGGTAGTCAGGATCTCGGGTGACGAGGTGACGGTCGAGGTAACGGTGCGGCTCAGCGGTAGCCTGCTGGACATGGAAGGAGCCATCCAGGAGGCCACCAACGCGGTGGGGCGCTGCGCCACCGAGGAGGCGCTGCAGCGTTTCGACACCGACGGCAGTGCGATCCGTGTCGGCGCGATCAAGCTGACCGCGCGCGGGCGCGATCCGAAGGAGTACCAGACGCCTTACGGGCCGGTCGAGGTCGAGCGTTATGTCTACCAAAGCTCGCGCGGCGGGCGGATCTACTGTCCGCTCGAGCACCAGGCGCGGATCGTGCGCGGGGCGACCCCCCGATTCGCCAGTCAACTCAGCCACAAGTATGCGCAGCTCAACGTGCGCGCGGTGCAGACTGACCTTGAGCAGAACCACGGTCGGACGATCGCTACCTCGTATATTCAAAATGTTGCGGAGTGGGTAGGCACCATCGCCACGGCCAAAGAGGAGGACTGGGAGTACGCGATGCCGGCGCTTGAGACGCCCATCGCGACCGTCGTGGTCAGCCTCGACGGCGCCATGATCCCCATGGCCGACAGTGCGGGCTGGCGCGAAGCCATGGTCGGAACCCTCTCGCTTTACGACGGCGAGGGCGAGCGCCAGCACACCATCTACCTCGCTGCGGCACCCGAGTACGGCAAGCAGGAGTTCCGGCAACGCATGGAGCGCGAGATCCAACGCGTCAAGCGGCACCTCCCCGAGGCACTGTACCTGGGCATCGCCGACGGGGCGGCAAGCAACTGGCGGTTCCTCGAGCAACACACCGACCGCCAGTTGATCGATTTTTTCCATGCAACGGAATACGTGGGCAAAATCGCCCAAGCGACCCATCCGCAGCGCCACGCCGAGGGCCCGCGCGCGCAGTGGCAGAGCGCGCACTGCACGACGCTCAAGCACGACCCCGCCGCCCTTGACCTGCTCATCGGCGAGGCCGCGCGCCTGTCGCAGCGGCACACCCTCTCGCAGACGCTGCGCGACGACGTTCTCAGCGCTTGGACCTACTTCACCAACCATCGCCATCAAATGGACTACCCGGGCTTCGTCGCCGCGGGACTGCCGATCGGATCGGGCGTCACCGAGGCCGCCTGCAAGACCTTGGTCAAGCAACGGCTATGTGCCTCCGGGATGCGCTGGAAGAACAAAGGGGCCAAGATTGTGCTCAGCCTACGCGCACTGACGCAGACCACCGGACGATGGGCACAGTTCTGGCAGAAGATCGACCAGTTTGGGGCTGAGTGCTACGGTTAG
- a CDS encoding metallophosphoesterase family protein, protein MKTPTWFNTAGAAALVIIVWAPTVPAAPWSFGIMGDTQWPNSPAPVKNPNVAVNVINHLNQQFIGHGVKFVVQVGDLTDTPGTNNVNLDVRAAFAQALYNAGIGFYPLRGNHESSASAAGEFQRVFPQTQTGVNNQTPDNARIATTYYGAAPVNTGTNFTVGSNFATEPTLEGLTYSFDYNNARFVLVDQFTKPSGTAHSNLNQTDVDWVGARLAAQPRLSHAFVFAHKGLITANHNDNLFNSTNPDAAAATTWPLTNSYMAYLQNNGVRYHTGGHDHLHNRAIVTSPDGLSKVQNIIAASNSYKFYIPPIATGLAAQAWRSRERQIAQELFTVGYYIVTVDGPRVNVDAYASPNGCDGDCNLTDDVIPYTFTKRESFGYSLNGKEVVVEQGASLALTDDTTTAVRNGETGYVGTRMAIVEGTNAATGKDYSNRALAKTVDTGWAPRAGGTASDILTLWGLHDSLATDFAVPATATAAPSGYQFKLKSDRTDTYVLSLSYQPTGISAQQFASGLFGLATRDAEGNWVNAVAANDGGAGSFVQGPYVHGDTLGTYGIDTATQTAWAVVNHQGDFAGVRP, encoded by the coding sequence GGCGGCGCCCTGGAGCTTCGGCATCATGGGCGACACCCAGTGGCCGAACTCGCCCGCGCCCGTCAAGAACCCGAACGTCGCGGTCAATGTGATCAATCACTTGAATCAGCAGTTTATCGGACACGGCGTGAAGTTCGTGGTGCAGGTCGGGGACCTGACCGACACCCCCGGTACCAACAACGTCAACCTGGATGTCCGGGCCGCCTTTGCCCAGGCCCTGTACAACGCCGGCATCGGCTTCTATCCGTTGCGCGGCAACCACGAGAGTTCGGCGAGCGCGGCCGGCGAGTTCCAGCGGGTCTTTCCCCAGACCCAGACCGGCGTGAATAATCAGACGCCGGATAACGCGCGCATCGCGACGACCTATTACGGTGCGGCACCGGTCAATACCGGGACGAACTTCACCGTCGGGTCGAATTTCGCCACCGAACCGACCCTCGAAGGGCTCACCTATTCCTTCGACTACAACAACGCGCGGTTCGTCCTGGTCGACCAGTTCACCAAACCCAGCGGCACGGCGCACTCGAATCTGAACCAAACGGACGTCGACTGGGTCGGCGCGCGGCTCGCCGCCCAGCCGCGTCTGTCTCATGCCTTTGTGTTTGCCCACAAGGGGCTGATCACCGCGAACCACAACGATAACCTGTTCAACAGCACCAATCCCGATGCCGCTGCCGCGACCACTTGGCCCTTGACCAACAGTTACATGGCCTATCTCCAGAATAACGGGGTACGCTATCACACTGGGGGCCACGACCACCTGCACAACCGGGCCATCGTCACCAGCCCGGACGGCCTCTCGAAGGTGCAGAACATCATTGCCGCCTCCAACAGCTACAAGTTCTACATCCCACCCATCGCGACCGGGCTTGCGGCCCAGGCGTGGCGTTCGCGTGAGCGGCAGATCGCCCAGGAACTCTTCACCGTCGGTTACTACATCGTCACCGTGGATGGTCCGCGGGTCAACGTCGACGCCTATGCCTCCCCTAATGGCTGCGACGGTGACTGCAACCTGACGGACGATGTCATCCCCTATACCTTCACCAAGCGGGAAAGCTTCGGGTACAGCCTGAACGGCAAGGAGGTCGTCGTTGAGCAGGGCGCGAGCCTCGCGCTGACCGACGACACCACCACGGCCGTCCGCAATGGCGAAACCGGTTACGTCGGGACTCGGATGGCCATTGTGGAGGGCACCAACGCCGCCACGGGCAAGGACTACAGCAACCGTGCCCTGGCGAAGACCGTGGATACCGGCTGGGCGCCGCGGGCCGGCGGCACGGCCAGCGATATCCTGACCCTCTGGGGCCTGCACGACAGTCTAGCCACTGACTTCGCGGTCCCCGCGACCGCGACGGCCGCGCCTTCCGGATATCAGTTCAAACTGAAGAGCGATCGGACCGACACCTACGTGCTCTCGCTGAGCTACCAACCAACGGGCATCAGCGCCCAGCAGTTCGCGAGCGGTCTGTTCGGTCTCGCCACCCGCGACGCCGAGGGCAATTGGGTCAACGCGGTGGCGGCGAACGACGGCGGCGCGGGGAGCTTCGTTCAGGGGCCCTATGTCCACGGCGATACGCTCGGGACCTACGGCATCGACACCGCCACGCAGACCGCCTGGGCGGTGGTCAATCACCAAGGCGACTTTGCGGGGGTGCGGCCTTGA